The following is a genomic window from Scleropages formosus chromosome 11, fSclFor1.1, whole genome shotgun sequence.
TACACAGAAAATCTAAAATGAACTGCAAAATTGCGATCATAAAGTCATGCAATGATTTAATGGAGCCTAAGCAAGAAATCTGGCTGTTGTCAATGATAAGGGAGGTTTGGTTTGGTTGATAAGAGACACACAGTATCCACAATAACATCAGTTTGAACTGACACCAGATGAAAGCAAAGTCAAATATTTAGTGCAAACTGCCACAAAGTCTTAGGGCTGATGCAACAGCCACACCATGTGAATGTGTGACTCAAGCACCGTCACGTGGCAACTGCAGGCAGGTAGGCTGGCAGGCAGGTGGGCCGAGGGCACCGCTGGAGCCACCCTTCAGAAGTTCTCTTTGCAGAAGCTGAAGCCGAATCGCTCACAGTGAGCCTTGATGAGCTTTCCGAGGGCAGGAGAGCCACAGAAGAACACGTGCACCTTCCCTTTCTTCTCCTCGGCCACCTTCTGGAACACCTGGGTGAAATTTCACAAGTTACCCACTCTTCTATACAAACAAGGCTCAGTTGTAAATTGTAAAGTTATTCTCAATATCTTAACAGCTTGTGCTGTACATGAAACCTATTGTTTTGTCTGTCATAAATGTTTTTAgaaggtggggaaaaaatatagaAAGCTGTAGCTCCCCCTAGTGTTCAATGTGTATAATTCTTTATATTGTAGTTTATATTAAACCCCtttattactctttatttatttcactacTATAAGCAAACTGTCTTACATTGCTAGGATGTGCATAGTAAGCtacttattgttatttattgatttagctgacactttgccCCAGAacaacttactatgttaagctGCTACAATTATACATTggtgtgatttttactgtatcaatactGTGTAGGTAGTTTGATCAAGGCTACCATGATCATAAGGGAGTTTGAACACATGGCTGTCGGATTATATTATAAAACCAAAGCTCTACCCAGAACACCACCTCAGAGTTACTTTGTCACTAGTTGTGAATTTAGGCAGTGTGTGTAGATTTAGATTGTGGGGATTCTATGGTGCCGGATACTCCCCTCTGCACACCTTGCCCCAGTCTGGCCTTCCTGGCTGGGTGCGCGTACGTAGACCAGTGATCGAgtcctttttctccttcttggccAGAAGATCTAGCGCCATCTGCAGTCCTATAGCCTTCATGTCGTTCTTACTTAGAGCTGACGTCATGTACATGTGCATCTCTAGGAAGCGACCTGTAACAGACAAgcacagtctctcacacacacacacacacacacacacacacacacacacaaacacagagggaaCAACGGGCCCAAACACATCAGAcacaacttttaatttttaagaatgTTGCTTTCTGATTTTAAGGTTATACCACAACAAGCACCATTTATGCTACCTCTCCCTCAACAGAAACTAACATTAAAAATGGTCCTAATTTAAAACTCCTGTGTTACCCTCTGGCTCCTTGTCAGCTTGGTCCATCTCCAGCTTCGTCAGCAGACTAACAAACCACTCAAAGGACTTCTGGTCCCGATTGATCCATATGAAGTCGACCTCAGGGAAGGTAAGATGAAGACAAAGGTGAGAGAATGTGACTTAACCCTGAATGTCCATTGCATGGCCAAAATCCTGCTGACTCCAGACAGACCCCTTACTTTGCGCAGCTTCATCTCATTGTCTTTGATGTTCTCGCACCAGGAGTAGCTGTAGTTGGGGCAGTTCTGCTTCCTCATACGGTAACTGCAATGAAAGTTGAGAGCTCCTCACACGCTAAGTGCTAAACTCACAATAGTGCTAAACTCTAACTAAGAGCACAACAtctgtctgtgcgtgtgtttcTCATCAGCTGTGGTATCACCGCGTGACTACTGGAACTGTACCTGCGAGTGTTGGGGTGTGGTGCTGATGTGTCTATGCTAGGAGTGTGAGGTCCCATAGACCACAAACTGAAGGGAAATGTGAGAAGTTTCAGTGGAATGTGATACCCCCTAGGTCATGGACGGTGCTGCATGCTCACCGGTACATTATGCTCTGTAGGATGGAAGCGAAAGGTGTGATCCCGATTCCGGCTCCTATGAGAACTGCGTGTTCCGAGGTGAAGATCTGGCGGGTGGGGGTCCCATAAGGCCCATCCACGTAGCACTGAGACAACAGAGGCAGCAGATATGATGGACACTCAAAGTccactgaaaacaaacatcagaATACTCATCACCCAACTGTTCACTCAGTTCAGTGTCTAAATGTATAAgaatttctgcatattttgttATTCTGTACTGGCAAATACATTGTCGCTTAAACAAACCTTCTCTATGGAACTGTGCAGCTGATACAAATATTcactgcagctgtgttcacAAATATAGGAGATGCACAaccacatggtggcacagaggtaGCAATGGTGCCCCCACAATGCCTGGGATGtgggagtttatatgttctccctgtgtttgtgtaggaTTCTTCCTGGTGATCTAGTTTTCTCACACAGTCTAATGACATGTTTTAGGTAAACTGCTGACTGTGAATTACTGTTACTCTGTGTGTATAATCATGACTCAGATGAGTTGATCGGTAGataactgtaagcagtttagtgtaacactgtaagttaccttggacaaagccattagctaaatatgaaaataaagaaatagataaatgaataaagacagTTCAAGAAAGTGTACAGTTACCTTAATGTTACAAAACTTGTGACTGTCACCGAGCTTAGCTGAGACCTATGGGTGAGGAAACATAAAATGGAATCAAGTGTCTTCTCCATCCTGTTGCTCTCTCATCCATTTTCAGACATTTAGGAGGGAAAACAGTGGGGTAGCAACGGTACACCTCTCTGAGGTGAGGGCTCTCTCCGAGCTCAGCATGGCCCATACACTCAACGGCTGAACTGTGGGGTGCCTGAGGTACGACACTGGGCCGGTATGAGGTTAATTCTATGGCATCGTCTCTGTTGGAAGCCACAGTATCACTGCAGGCCATGGAGTGGAACAGCTCCTGTGAAGATGATACAGGTGGTGATGTTAGTCAGTTCACAAGGATTACCAGGcagataaaaaaatttaaaaatgtaagaaaatctGGCCCAGGCACCCAAACTGTGCCTTCTGTTCATTCAGTTGTCATAATGATCATAAAGGCACTGGTAGGAAAGCAGGCAAAGGCCATGTCCACATGCTCCTCCCAGCTGATGCATCTCAGTGCAGTGACCTTAATGATCATCTCTTGCTGGGGGTCATTAAGAAAGGCATTAACATTACATCTGGAGAGCAAGGAAAGACAAGCAGTACAGCCCTGAATTTGAACAAAGCAGTGTGTCCCTCAAACCCTCTGTTCCTCATCTCAtgggtgcttttctccatttttgtttattgtactCTTCATTGTCCTGACTGCCGTTTGCTGCTTTGGCAGGGCAAATAATAGTTGTAAACTGCCACCAAAATTCCCATTCCTTTCATGTCACAGTGATTATACACTGCATGGCATGCAGCTGAATACACTCTCTGAGAAACACAGACCAAAACAAGTATCCAGACACAGATcatggagaaaagagaaaaatgcagaCCTGGACTTTCCTCCGATGCTGCCCGTTTGTCATGTTCATTGTCAGCCTTTTTGTGCTAGCAGCCGGGGTGTCTGCTTGTCTGAAGTACTCGTAGAGTCGATTTGTCCACTGACCCATGGAGCGAATGTGAAGCCATAACGTGTCTGTAAACAAGCAGACGCACTTCACATTGGTACACTGTATGCCATTACTCTTGCCTGGGTTCAAAGTGCTGAGGTGTGTACAAGTCTGTAAAGAGGCAGCGTGTTACACCTGTCATTTTTCAGTGATAAGACCTATATCCCAAAGACCTAGGTTCCAATGTGCCTTCTGCTGAAATAATATtaatcaagatacttaccctgaactgatatggtgAAAATtagaacaaaacacacactcaactTACTgaagtaaaataattaaaagtttaGGTGCTCAAAACACTGTGTTGTATGCAAGATTTTGGAGAAATGATGGGAGCGCACACTCAAGTTTAccaaaagacatttcattgtttGGGGCAGAGGCATTTTGGCAGGAAACCCTTCGTCAGCATGTTggataaattttactgtatcagttctgtgtaggtacctttctcaagggtactacagcaggtggcatttgaacctaATATTTCTACGGTAAGGTTACAGACTGCACAccacttaaatgaataaatgagaactATAATAACAGTCATGGTATCAGTGTGAGATATTTTGATTTCAAAGGTTTttgacaaaaattaattttaaaatcaattgcACTGCATTATTTCACTGACAAGAGACGTTAAGGACACAGATATTAAACCTGAAGATTGCTATTTCAAGTGCCATGAGGGCACTTCTGTAGGACCATTGACAATGGTACTCACCTAAAAtaagaaagtaaaaatacagaGATTTTAAAACGAGTTGCAAAGCAAAAATCTACCCAAGATGGCTGCATATTTTTCTATGTGCAGTTACATATATGTCCTATGAAGCCATGTGCCCATCCAATGGCGGATTTAAGCATGGGCGACATGGGCAGCCGCCCAGGGCGGCATCTTACCGGGGGCGGCACGGGGCtcctgcgcaaaaaaaaaaaaaaaagaatgtgcgATCAGGTTTTTCCGCTTATTTGCATGTCATGTCTGCGCAGACTGTTCGGCGTATGACATCAAAGTACTGCGGGAGCGTCCCAGGAGTAGACTGCACCTCCATATGCTTTCGAATCACTCTTGCAGTACTTTGATGTCATACGCGGCTCTGACTGCGCAACACAGGCACTCTATGAAGTCGAACACATGTCACCTGTACTCTTACTAAGAAATACGAGAAGGAGGGGCGGGGTTAGTTGACATCACCTCAGGGCATCCAATGGCGACACCGGAGGTAACATCAGCAAGGGGAGCAGGAGGGAAGGGGGAGCGAGCAAGAGAGGTTTTtctggggggagtgggggggggcgcTGAGCCGGGGGTTCGCCCAGGGCACCATACAAGGTAGAACCACCATTGTGCCCATCCCTGGGTGCAGACACAGTACCCTGCTGTTCTGGTGCACTGCTGATGGTGAAAGGATGCCACTCATACTTGGCAATGGCTGGGATGTTGATGTAAACGTAGTCTCCAGGTTTGAAATGGAAGAACTGTGGCCGCTTGATCACCAGATGAGTCACCTTAAAATCCAAAACATAAAAGAAGTATTAGAGGATATGAACAGCCTTTGCGtttgcaattattcatttagctcccACTATTCTCCAAAGAGTtttagtgttaaactactttaaattgggcagcacggtggcacagcgagtagcgctgctgtctcacagcatgtgggaggtgtgagagaacatgggttcgattcctgctcagtctgtgtggagtttacatgctctccccgtgtctgtgtgggtttcctcccacagtccaaagacatcctgttcaggttcccccatagtgtgtgagtgttccactgatgtatggatgagtgaccccttgtaaatagtgtatccagcagtgtatgtcaccttggtgaataaggtgtgtggcctcataatgctacacagagttcattgaaagtggctttggagaaaggcatctgctaagtaaataaatgtaaattatttacccaattatacaacTGTTCTAAGTTTTGCTGGAGAAATTCCTCAGGGTACATGTATACATGTACCTCCAAAAGTTAGCTGCATTAAAATAcgacaataaataatgcatctGGAAGTGTAAACCGACTGGTTATTTTCCTTTAAAGACCTTTGAACTTAAAAAATCAGAGCCTTGTGACATACCTTAGATGGTAACAGGTTCACCTCCACGATGTACAGCCCATTCATGTGTGAGATTGCACTGCCCACCACCTTCTCCAGCAGGAAGGCAAACCCAGGAACCACAAACCACTTCCAGAAGTTGGCACAGTGCAGTACCAGCAGGACCCAAACCCAGATGTAGGAGAGATGTGACCAATAGAAGATCTGCAACACATGAGAGCACAAGACACAACTGCACACATCTTGCACGTCAGAAGAGGCTATGCAAAGAAGGAGGCACTGGTATGGAGCTCACCTCAAAGTGGCCGCTGCGGCGCACAAAGGTACAGGAACACAACACCATGAGGCAGACGAGCAGCTGCAGTATCACCCCAGAGATGGAGGCTAGGCCGGCAACCCAGCCAATCCCTGGCCGTGTGGTCAGCAGGTACTCCCACAGTCTGTAGGTATTGTGGCTGTGGGACATGCGCGCTGACATGGAGAAGATACACAGCACGCCAGTCTTTAGCTTGAATACCACATTGCGGCACTGGACCCCTTTACTGTCACTGTGTGCCTGCATTTCCTACCCATCATACTACATGGAGGACAGcaggtaatgcagtggttagcactgtcactgtgtgaatcCTTCTCCTGCTATATTAGCtctgagcaaagcacttaccctcaactgcgtgagtaaaaatgactctgctgcGTAAAAGggttggtaaataactgtaaacagcttagtataaaaacatttaatgctTCTTTGGAAAAAGGattttgctaaataaaaaagtatacCATAAATTTGTCTTTTCAGAACACCAGTCTCATATCTGTAAATAGTGCCTCCACatacttttacagttttaatttgtttacgCTTATTAGACCCAGGGAATAGTTGTATGGGAATGTTTAGTGCAGTTCCTTTTTGGGATGGAGTCCGCTGTAGGACTCATTTCTGAAATCAGGCTAGGTTGTTGAGCCACCCCCTACTGAGACGTCACTGAATGAAGATAGAAAGTGTTAAGGGGTAGAGTGTCATGAGAAGCACATATGGGAGATCAGAGGTTTGTCAGAGTGTAAAGATTCTATGAGACTGACATATTGCTGCTGAGGGTAGGGAGCAGTCTAACATGTCTCTATTAAACTTTCAACAAACTTATTTCATTGAGAGAAAGTGTAACAGTaaacacagaaggaaaaatcATGGCAGGGTTGCTAGAAATCAGTTAGGTGCCATGAATTCTTATGTGGGGACATGCCGATGTAAGTCATAGGCCCCACTGGGATGACACTTAAGCAAGCAAGCACCATCTGTAAAATGACATGTGTGGTATGTCAAACCCATATTACCGAAGTTCATGACGTGAGCGAATGTGTGGACAACGGTGAAGACCAAGATGGCATAGCCTACAATCTGATGCAGCAGGATGTTCTGGTCCAGGGGCAGGACCCGTACCACCCAGGTAGCCCGAAGCCAGGTTAGACAGCGCCGCAGCATCAGCACCTGAATGCACAGTTTCCATAGGAACCTCCTCAGCAAACAGTCGCCATAGGAACACACAGCACTCAGTCCCAGAAGAACACTctgcagacacagacagagtcaCCCAGACAGCAACTACAGCTTATTTTACACCAAGTGTTGCGTATGATATCAGTATTTGACCCTGTGTAAGCATCTGTCAAACAACcatcattttgtgcattttcttctgTGTCTCCACTCTGTTAACAATTAAGATAACCATACTTTATATAAGGCACTGCAACCCCAGGCATTTGCAACAGCAAAAAGATTTAAACAACCAATTTATATTTAGATGCATTTTTGTCAATTTTCTTGCACCACCTTCTGAAAAAAGAGACCGCTCATAAATATGACTTAtcaaatgaattaattatagTTATAAGCCGGATGTCAGgcttcctgtttgctgtgagaaggtgcagacacacacacactacgcaAGGAGAATATCAGATGGGCCATGCTATTTACTGCACACTTAGAACAACATTTGGCCTGCATCCGTGTCATGATTCCTTCTAGTGGTTGTCATCAGTGCTTTATAAAACACTGTGAAGATGTGTCAGTTTAATCAAAATTACACATGGCATCTGCAGAATGGTCAAATAGGAACTCACCAATGGCTCAGTGTGAAGCAATGAACAGCTGCAGAACAAGCAACATACACAAAGTACCACAGGTAAAAGCTGGGGACAGACTCGTACAGCAGTAATAGTCTGGGAAACCTTAGGCATGCCACCTCTGGCACTGAACAACTTCAATTTCCTGCATAACACCTGCTAATATGAATATGGTTTAACACTGAGGTGTGATAATTGTACATTAGCATATTTCAGCTCATTTAAGGTAGTAATCAGAGACTTGATTTATGCTATAGAACAAGCTAAAGTGGGGCACATCATCTGATATTAAAATGACTGACTTGCTCCCAATCAGGCCAGTTATTAATCATAAGAAATTAGATATAATGCAGGCTTGGCACTTAATTTCACCTGTCTATATTTGGAGGGTTATTGTTATTGCAATAACGCACTGTCGTCTTGCTGGGTTGCCAAAAGGGTTGGCAGCAAAGCTATCTTACTAATAAAGTATATAAATTTACAACCtcatttaaatgtgattaaGTTTCATCACTTCGTTTGCTactgagcacattttttttcagttggaaAACACTGTTAAAGCTTGCTCGCAATGTTAACTCCTTCTACGATGATGAAGGAGCTGTGTTAAGAATAATTACATAGGGAATGTGATTCAGGTCTGACCGGTAACAGTAAGTCAGGCTCTGGATTATTTCCATACCATTTGTGTAACATGGTGTGTGAGCTGACTGggcacaaattaaaagaattaaGATAATTAGACCATTAAGGTGTCATAAAATGCAGCTGGTCTGAGAAAGAGAAGTCACAAGGATGGAGGagtattcatccatccatccagctccAATAACTGCCTGTCCTCAGTAGAGTCACAGTGAGTCAGAGCCTACCCCAAAGTCagtgggtgcaaggctgagggggtacatcctgaataggatgtcagtccatcggaGGGTAGCCACAAACACAATTgtacactaaaggcaatttagagtgaccagttcacctgaactgcaagtctttggactgtgagaggaaacctacacagacgcagggagaacatgccaacttttctttacagactgagcaggtacttgaacccatgttctcttgtaCCACCAAGGCACTATAAGGTGGTAGCACCACTTGCTGTACCATGTGGGGAGGAGGATCCTGGCAACATTAATCCATTTTAGGAGAATCTTTTTACAGGAGTTTATAACTGGGCAGGTATTGGGCTATCAAAAATACCACTGTACTGAATGGAACGATAGACAGATACTCAGGGGCCAACCTTCTGGAGTTTCTGAGTTTATTTATGCTTCAAAGGGCCTGCATTCTTGTTGTGAGCTTAGCTTTGGTACAAACTGTCCTGTCCTGCACCTTTATCCCACCTTTGCAGCCACTTCCGCCCCAAAATCGTTagtaattaataaatgcaataaaatagattaaaataaaaagaaaattgtccGCAGACGTTCCCAAACATGCAGATGACTGAAACAGCTTATCGATCTGGTGAAAAATTTCCAAAGTCATTAGGAAGTATATGCGCCAATCATCAACACTAGCGAATCTGAGCAGTGAGCGCCTTCCCACCCACCTACTCACCACAACAAAAGTGCAGTTGAAGTTGAGGCACTGGCCGCAGCCCTTGGCAAGCATGAACCAGGGTCCCCCGGAAGCATGGCGCCATGCAGccacagcaaacagcagcacattCAGACACGCATAGCCGCAAAGGAAGAGCAGCTTGCGGCTGTTGTTGTGCCAGTAGGCTGGAGTCAGGTACCGCGGGGGGTGCCGTTTCTTCTCTTCTAGGTCCGGTGGCTTCAGCCAGTTGGCAGCACTGATGGatggacatcatcatcatcatagcaAATACAGAGCAAACATACATGGCCATAATGTCCAAAGGATTACTCATAAAAAGACTACTGTCTGACCATTCTGAAGTccttaatgtaaaaatatgatgGGTGACAGATTTACATAATTGTGTAAAATGATcaaaggctggaaaaaaaattacagtctCTCAGACAAGAATAAAGTGTTGCAGTTTATCTCATTATAATTCTATGTTGGCCATTTTTTGGACAGACTGTTCCTCACCACCACTTGTCATCCTGCTTCTTTCTCACCATCAAAGTACAATACTAAACAAAAACCAGCTACTGGGGGGGTGTGTGCAGGGCAGTGTGAGAATGCACACCTAcacctgtgtgcatgtgtgccttTTTGCTGTCGAACCTGCTGgagtgtacttacttttttcaCAACTTTGTAAGTGTTCAATGTTTAGGATATCATTaccatttacttttaattatgcGTACTTactcattattatattttgcaaaatatggTGTTTATCtatgtcttatttttttatactcCATTATATTTCACTTGTATGCTTTCTCttacttttctttgtcttttctttgtgtgctttGCAAATCTGTGGAATACTAAGCTCGTCTGTGGATGGTGTGTTTTATGACTTGATGAGATAAAAAGAGTGGAAGCAATAAAAATGGAGCCAGGTAACGTACAGGTACGGTGCAACGTGGTTGTCTGATTGTAATGGGTAACATCTAGTGAGATCCTACATATCTGTAATAAACCGGTGTTTTCGGGTTATTTGTAATTCATTCAAGTATCATCTGACATCAGTGAGACTTCAAAGAACctcaaaataactgaaaaagatGAGTTCCAGTAAACCTGATGGTGAGGTTCTCCATCACCTCCGGGAAACTCTCCAGCTCTGCTTTCAACTCCTCAAAGGTGATGGAGCCACTGTGGTCCTTGTCAGCAGACTCAAACAGGGCCAGGGTCAAGTCATCCAGCTTCTCCTCAGGTAGAGAGATTGCACTTTCACGCAGGCACGATTTGAGCACTGTGCGCAACTCATCGGGGTCAATAGAGCCACTGCCTGCATTGAAATAAGATACTTTGTTGCATCTCATCATATGTTTTTAATGAGAGCTGCTTATttgatattaaaaatgtgtgtgtgtgtgtctgtgtgtgtgtgtgtgtggacaagtTAACTAGAAAAATCTGTAATGATTCTAAGACTGCAGTTTGTTATGGAAGAGTGCTTAAAGAAACAGACTAGCACTGTAGATTGGAAATAATAGAAGGTACAATAATCCACTAATCAACAGTTTCAGCAGATATCTTTTTGTAGAAATGGGAGAAAAGTGAAACTCTAGGAAGACTTGCTCATAATAAGCAAGTAAAGACTAAATTATTATAGAATCCAGACATCCTGAATCTGCAACAGTGATGCACTAAAAGTACTGAACACTTTTGgttaaagtaaagaaaaaaatccataaagcTCTTCTTTACAGTGAAAAACTATGCTTTGAACATACCttattaaattactgaaaataaaaactaggTTTAAAACTCGATTTGGCATGAGCTTTactatttcttcatttagctgatgcttttctccaaagtgacttacaactttAAGATACCTagaactatttacacatttatacagctgggtaattttcactacAGAAATGAAGGGTATGTactttactcaaaggtactatagcagtaggtgaAATTTGAAGCAGCAGCCTTCATATCCAcaggcaccagctctaaccattatgctatcagctgccctcaTAACCCCAGACAAATGGGATGATGAGCTTGTGAAGAGTCTTACCATCCACGTCATACACCTGGAAGAGGAAGCGCAGTTTGTCTGTCTCACTGCCATGGATGAGGAGGTCCAGGGCCTTCAGCAGCTCATCTAGGCTGATGGAGCTGCTGCCGTCTGAATCAAACAGCGCAAAGAACCTCTCCGCAAAGAAGGACTGCACGGAAGCACCAGAGACCTCATTTCTTTACTGTCTAACAAGCATGGTTAGCAGTTCCATAAAAAGGAATATATTTTGTTGTATCAGTGGCTGCAACAA
Proteins encoded in this region:
- the nox5 gene encoding NADPH oxidase 5 → MSLDEDTRWLEWVTRQFETIAGEDKEIDLEEFKTALKVKESFFAERFFALFDSDGSSSISLDELLKALDLLIHGSETDKLRFLFQVYDVDGSGSIDPDELRTVLKSCLRESAISLPEEKLDDLTLALFESADKDHSGSITFEELKAELESFPEVMENLTISAANWLKPPDLEEKKRHPPRYLTPAYWHNNSRKLLFLCGYACLNVLLFAVAAWRHASGGPWFMLAKGCGQCLNFNCTFVVVLMLRRCLTWLRATWVVRVLPLDQNILLHQIVGYAILVFTVVHTFAHVMNFARMSHSHNTYRLWEYLLTTRPGIGWVAGLASISGVILQLLVCLMVLCSCTFVRRSGHFEIFYWSHLSYIWVWVLLVLHCANFWKWFVVPGFAFLLEKVVGSAISHMNGLYIVEVNLLPSKVTHLVIKRPQFFHFKPGDYVYINIPAIAKYEWHPFTISSAPEQQDTLWLHIRSMGQWTNRLYEYFRQADTPAASTKRLTMNMTNGQHRRKVQELFHSMACSDTVASNRDDAIELTSYRPSVVPQAPHSSAVECMGHAELGESPHLREVSAKLGDSHKFCNIKCYVDGPYGTPTRQIFTSEHAVLIGAGIGITPFASILQSIMYRYRMRKQNCPNYSYSWCENIKDNEMKLRKVDFIWINRDQKSFEWFVSLLTKLEMDQADKEPEGRFLEMHMYMTSALSKNDMKAIGLQMALDLLAKKEKKDSITGLRTRTQPGRPDWGKVFQKVAEEKKGKVHVFFCGSPALGKLIKAHCERFGFSFCKENF